In Aspergillus fumigatus Af293 chromosome 4, whole genome shotgun sequence, one genomic interval encodes:
- a CDS encoding sphinganine-1-phosphate aldolase DPL1 translates to MASSVLPIALQSKLLGYSRAPNAQLAALNFDLLRNIIFILFLLRYVRKTYYSLRGYGIIGSIRNVYGSIRLFFYSVFLRTPGVRGQVDKQVSTAIENIENKLVASGPGVTRYLTLPQTGWTPEQIRTELDKLANMEHTRWEDGRVSGAVYHGGQDLLKLQTEAFGQFGVANPIHPDVFPGVRKMEAEVVAMVLALFNAPSDGAGVTTSGGTESILMACLAARQKAFTERGVKEPEIIIPDTAHAAFYKACNYFGMKLHRVPCPAPEYKVDIAAVRRLINPNTVLLVGSAPNFPHGIVDDIPALSRLATKYKIPLHVDCCLGSFVIAFLKKAGFPSPYEEEGGFDFRLPGVTSISVDTHKYGFAPKGNSVLLYRNKTYRSYQYFIYPDWSGGVYASPSVAGSRPGALIAGCWASLMSVGETGYINSCLEIIGAAKKFEASIKEHPVLSKNLGIVGKPMVSVVAFQSQNGAVDIYDVADGLSAKGWHLNALQSPPAIHVAFTIPTAAAVEKLTTDLVETVEKELEKAEERKRQGKSYVLKRGDTSALYGVAGSLPDKSIVSRLAEGFLDTLYKA, encoded by the exons ATGGCTTCCTCGGTACTTCCTATTGCCTTACAGAGCAAACTCCTTGGCTACAGCAGGGCTCCCAATGCGCAGTTGGCGGCCTTGAACTTTGACCT ACTTCGGAATATTATCTTTATCCTTTTTCTATTGCGTTATGTTCGCAAGACCTATTACTCTCTTCGCGGCTATGGCATCATTGGCAGCATCCGTAATGTCTACGGTTCAATCCGGCTGTTTTTCTATTCCGTATTCCTGCGTACTCCCGGGGTACGTGGCCAGGTCGACAAGCAGGTTTCAACGGCGATCGAGAATATCGAGAACAAACTAGTCGCCAGTGGCCCCGGTGTCACTAGGTATTTGACTCTGCCCCAGACAGGGTGGACGCCGGAGCAGATTCGCACTGAACTCGATAAACTGGCGAACATGGAGCATACTCGCTGGGAGGATGGACGAGTCAGTGGAGCTGTCTACCATGGTGGCCAGGACCTGTTGAAGCTTCAAACCGAGGCCTTTGGGCAGTTTGGCGTCGCAAACCCCATCCACCCAGATGTTTTTCCTGGTGTTCGCAAGATGgaggctgaggtggttgCCATG GTACTCGCCTTGTTTAATGCTCCTTCAGATGGCGCCGGTGTCACTACCAGTGGAGGTACCGAAAGTATTCTTATGGCCTGCTTGGCGGCTAGACAGAAGGCATTCACAGAACGGGGAGTTAAGGAGCCTGAAAT AATTATTCCAGATACGGCCCATGCTGCATTCTACAAAGCTTGCAATTACTTCGGAATGAAGCTTCATCGGGTTCCCTGCCCAGCTCCGGAGTACAAGGTTGATATTGCTGCTGTGCGGCGCCTAATCAATCCCAATACTGTTCTTCTGGTTGGCTCCGCGCCTAATTTCCCTCATGGGATTGTCGATGATATCCCTGCTCTATCCCGACTTGCAACTAAATACAAGATTCCTCTTCATGTCGACTGTTGTCTGGGCTCCTTCGTTATTGCATTCCTTAAGAAGGCCGGCTTTCCCTCCCCttatgaggaagaaggaggctTCGATTTCCGCCTTCCGGGCGTAACCAGTATTAGTGTGGACACACACAAGTACGGTTTCGCACCCAAAGGCAATTCGGTGCTCCTTTACCGCAACAAGACATACCGCAGCTATCAGTACTTTATTTACCCTGATTGGTCTGGTGGTGTGTATGCATCTCCCTCCGTGGCAGGATCTCGGCCAGGTGCTCTAATCGCAGGCTGCTGGGCCAGTCTGATGAGCGTTGGTGAGACTGGCTACATCAACAGTTGTCTTGAAATCATAGGCGCGGCGAAGAAGTTTGAAGCATCAATTAAAGAACATCCAGTTCTGTCCAAAAATCTCGGTATTGTTGGGAAGCCCATGGTCAGCGTGGTCGCGTTCCAGAGTCAAAACGGTGCTGTTGATATCTACGACGTTGCAGATGGTCTGTCAGCCAAAGGCTGGCACCTAAATGCTCTCCAGTCTCCCCCTGCAATCCACGTGGCATTTACAATTCCTACGGCGGCTGCAGTCGAGAAATTGACCACTGACTTGGTCGAGACGGTGGAGAAAGAGCTAGAGAAAGCCGAGGAGAGGAAGCGGCAGGGCAAGTCGTATGTGCTCAAGCGTGGCGACACATCCGCCCTGTATGGTGTTGCTGGTAGCCTTCCAGATAAGAGCATTGTCAGCCGTCTTGCTGAAGGCTTCCTGGACACCCTGTATAAAGCCTGA
- a CDS encoding frataxin family protein, producing MLSRISRSAASSAARPSLRVGRISATAPAAIHLQPRLNGVNNSAQAPRRGFQCTSCIRKGIFPDSADPPAPKPQSNNVAGASTHVTEPSPLTDVQYHEFAEHYLNVIQNEVEKAQEEGSDIEAEYSAGVMNISVPGVGTYVLNKQPPNKQIWLSSPISGPKRYDWVLEGDQMHEKQDTRPFGNGQWIYLRDGSNLTDLLNAELSLNIAKDVYSEFEK from the exons ATGCTTTCGCGCATTTCTCGATCTGCTGCCTCGTCCGCCGCCCGTCCTTCTCTCCGTGTTGGCCGTATCTCAGCAACGGCGCCCGCAGCCATTCATCTTCAACCCCGATTGAACGGCGTCAACAACTCCGCCCAGGCACCTCGTCGAGGGTTCCAATGCACCAGTTGCATCCGCAAGGGCATCTTCCCTGATTCCGCAGACCCTCCTGCCCCCAAGCCGCAATCGAATAATGTCGCCGGCGCGTCCACCCATGTCACGGAACCCTCGCCATTGACTGACGTGCAGTATCACGAATTCGCGGAGCACTATCTCAATGTAATTCAGAATGAAGTGGAGAAAGCCCAGGAGGAGGGATCTGATATTGAGGCAGAGTATAGT GCTGGCGTAATGAATATTTCAGTTCCCGGTGTAGGAACCTATGTCCTGAACAAGCAGCCTCCCAACAAGCAGATTTGGCTCAGCTCGCCAATCTCCGGCCCGAAGCGGTACGACTGGGTCCTCGAAGGAGACCAAATGCATGAGAAGCAGGATACACGTCCCTTCGGGAATGGACAATGGATCTACCTCCGCGATGGATCCAACTTAACGGATCTGTTGAATGCGGAGCTTTCGTTGAACATTGCAAAGGATGTCTACAGTGAATTTGAGAAATAA
- a CDS encoding SNARE-binding exocyst subunit SEC6 — MAREGDSNGTLAMPRLDEILRHPEDLDKIAGLKAEYSRKKGTVDSQLREGLRHQLETVQRSINALTEGQRQVTKTRDELQTIDKLCAESQTSVDDFSRIDKLAKVQRNFEATLMMKKGLENFSIDLAEVEELLRQDDEDLENQPNLLRVHMQISRLRDFRDEAMDQIRKAQDPSSEAALTDYFQGLDSVIDWFDEHLGTACMNLIPLVQSDNRSMVVRLGVIVMTEEKNDATVRALQEAQKDHQDLAGRFKSMNIGPKTVRGYKEKLLQAIELYAENQFRETKEAFLGDPENLDKSFKWYFNDLFSVQQGMQALLPKRWKIYKTYTNIYHRMMHDFLIDLINDPDLPADNLLAILHWSEKYYKKMKKLGWKQSELQPNILDDREPELIRQWQNIIIKAVEEWMERITETDRKGLVERIPDSLDTNAEGYFRTKTLPDMWRMLHEQIVASGASSRTDVVEGIIDAMFRVLKSRQTNWQMLIDEECGKYKAQGGDQLEGLQLLQDWLIAVANDQIACIDDNDESGQLGYLSKFKRDFEPSVDPNYMASRATPELDALRDGYVDLSTYCLTQFVELVFAVDFRTTIPDFFTQKWYGDFAIKRITSTFEDYMTDYSAVLHPSLTDILVEELSDELLIRYLSSVRNKGVKFKRHVDPYTDKLKDDVLTVFAFFQKYPDSFASIKQKWRLVDWLLRLLEAEKGPALVAVYEDFKTEYWDLQLSWVEAVLRTRDDFERSMISAIKTKAAELSIERGTETLMSRVR, encoded by the coding sequence ATGGCGCGAGAAGGAGACTCAAATGGCACATTGGCCATGCCCCGGCTAGACGAAATATTGCGCCATCCAGAAGACCTGGATAAGATTGCAGGATTGAAAGCCGAATACTCGCGAAAGAAGGGAACAGTTGACTCACAGCTCCGGGAAGGTCTTCGACATCAATTGGAAACAGTCCAACGAAGTATCAATGCCTTGACTGAGGGCCAGCGACAGGTCACGAAGACGAGAGACGAACTTCAGACTATAGACAAGCTGTGCGCGGAATCACAAACGAGCGTCGACGACTTTTCGCGGATTGATAAATTGGCCAAAGTACAGCGAAACTTCGAAGCAactctgatgatgaagaagggcTTGGAGAACTTCAGTATAGATCTTGctgaggtcgaggagctcttGCGacaggacgacgaggatcttGAGAACCAGCCGAATTTGTTACGGGTACACATGCAGATCTCGCGATTGAGGGATTTTCGAGACGAAGCGATGGACCAGATTCGCAAGGCCCAAGATCCAAGCAGCGAAGCCGCGCTGACAGACTACTTCCAAGGCCTGGATTCTGTCATTGATTGGTTCGATGAGCATCTCGGAACCGCTTGTATGAATCTCATCCCACTAGTGCAGTCAGACAACAGGAGTATGGTTGTCCGGCTCGGTGTGATCGTTATGActgaggagaagaatgatGCGACGGTGCGCGCTCTTCAGGAGGCGCAAAAGGATCATCAGGACTTGGCTGGGCGGTTCAAGTCCATGAACATTGGTCCTAAAACCGTTCGCGGCTACAAAGAGAAACTCTTGCAAGCAATCGAGCTGTATGCAGAAAACCAGTTTCGGGAAACTAAGGAGGCGTTTTTGGGTGATCCTGAAAATCTGGATAAGAGCTTCAAGTGGTACTTCAACGACCTCTTCTCTGTTCAACAAGGCATGCAAGCACTGCTTCCGAAAAGGTGGAAGATTTACAAAACATATACGAATATTTATCACCGAATGATGCATGATTTTCTAATTGACCTCATCAATGACCCTGATTTACCAGCTGACAACTTGCTTGCGATTCTTCATTGGAGTGAAAAGTATTATaagaaaatgaaaaagcTAGGCTGGAAGCAATCCGAGCTCCAACCGAACATTCTTGACGACCGTGAGCCTGAGCTCATCAGACAGTGGcaaaacatcatcatcaaagctgtGGAAGAATGGATGGAGCGTATTACCGAAACAGACAGGAAAGGACTCGTCGAGCGCATTCCCGATTCCCTCGACACCAACGCAGAAGGATACTTCCGTACAAAGACCCTTCCAGATATGTGGCGTATGCTGCACGAGCAGATTGTGGCTTCCGGTGCTTCCTCTCGAACAGATGTTGTAGAGGGCATCATTGATGCTATGTTCCGAGTGCTCAAGAGTCGCCAAACGAACTGGCAGATGCTCATTGACGAGGAATGTGGGAAATATAAGGCCCAGGGCGGAGACCAACTCGAAGGCCTCCAGCTATTGCAGGATTGGCTCATTGCCGTTGCCAATGATCAGATCGCCTGCATTGACGACAATGACGAATCGGGACAGCTGGGATACCTGAGCAAATTCAAGCGTGATTTTGAGCCATCCGTGGATCCGAACTATATGGCCTCACGAGCCACACCTGAACTCGACGCTCTGCGGGACGGCTATGTGGACTTGAGTACGTATTGTCTCACTCAGTTCGTCGAACTGGTCTTCGCTGTCGACTTCCGCACCACTATTCCAGACTTCTTCACCCAAAAATGGTATGGTGATTTTGCGATCAAGCGAATCACCTCAACTTTCGAGGATTATATGACAGATTACTCTGCCGTTCTCCATCCTTCCCTGACCGACATCCTGGTTGAAGAACTATCCGACGAACTTCTGATCAGATATCTATCATCGGTCCGCAACAAGGGTGTCAAGTTCAAGCGGCACGTCGATCCGTACACCGACAAACTCAAGGACGATGTCCTTACAGTCTTTgctttcttccagaaatACCCCGACTCTTTTGCTTCGATTAAGCAGAAGTGGCGGCTAGTTGATtggcttcttcgtctgctCGAAGCCGAGAAAGGTCCGGCTCTGGTTGCAGTTTATGAGGACTTCAAAACGGAATACTGGGATCTACAGTTGTCATGGGTTGAAGCAGTGCTGAGGACCAGGGATGATTTCGAGAGAAGCATGATCAGCGCCATCAAAACAAAGGCGGCTGAATTGTCAATAGAGAGGGGTACAGAGACCCTCATGAGTCGCGTGCGGTGA
- the hcsA gene encoding homocitrate synthase, producing the protein MCPGADNEPNGHTNGANGTVPHPGFTAVETRQNPHPSASRNPYGHNVGVTDFLSNVSRFKIIESTLREGEQFANAFFDTEKKIEIAKALDDFGVDYIELTSPCASEQSRKDCEAICKLGLKAKILTHIRCHMDDARVAVETGVDGVDVVIGTSSYLREHSHGKDMTYIKNTAIEVIEFVKSKGIEIRFSSEDSFRSDLVDLLSIYSAVDKVGVNRVGIADTVGCASPRQVYELVRVLRGVVSCDIETHFHNDTGCAIANAYCALEAGATHIDTSVLGIGERNGITPLGGLMARMMVADPEYVKSKYKLEKLKDIEDLVAAAVEVNIPFNNYITGFCAFTHKAGIHAKAILNNPSTYEIINPADFGMTRYVHFASRLTGWNAIKSRAQQLNIEMTDAQYKECTAKIKALADIRPIAVDDADSIIRAYYRNLKSGENKPLLDLTAEEQAQFAAKEKELAGSGVIA; encoded by the exons ATGTGTCCTGGTGCAGACAATGAGCCCAATGGGCACACCAACGGCGCCAATGGCACCG TTCCTCACCCCGGCTTCACTGCCGTCGAGACCCGTCAAAACCCTCACCCTTCGGCTTCTCGTAACCCTTACGGCCACAACGTCGGTGTGACCGACTTCTTGAGCAATGTCTCTCGTTTTAAGATCATTGAGAGTACCCTTCGTGAAGGTGAACAGTTTGCCAACGCCTTCTTCGAtacggagaagaagattgagatTGCCAAAGCTCTGGATGACTTTGGTGTCGACTAC ATTGAGCTCACCAGCCCCTGTGCTTCCGAGCAGTCGAGAAAGGATTGTGAGGCTATCTGCAAGCTTGGCTTGAAGGCCAAG ATCCTCACACACATCAGATGTCACATGGACGACGCCAGAGTTGCTGTCGAGACTGGTGTTGACGGAGT TGACGTCGTTATTGGGACCTCGTCCTATCTCCGGGAGCACTCTCACGGCAAGGACATGACCTACATCAAGAACACCGCCATTGAAGTCATCGAATTCGTCAAGTCCAAGGGCATTGAAATCCGGTTCTCCAGCGAGGACTCCTTCCGTTCTGACCTCGTTGACCTGCTGTCCATTTACTCCGCTGTCGACAAGGTCGGCGTTAATCGTGTTGGTATTGCTGACACTGTCGGCTGCGCTTCGCCTCGTCAGGTTTACGAACTCGTCCGTGTGTTGAGAGGTGTCGTTAGCTGTGATATTGAAACTCACTTCCACAATGACACCGGGTGTGCCATCGCTAACGCTTACTGCGCCCTGGAGGCTGGTGCCACTCACATCGATACCTCTGTCCTTGGTATCGGGGAGCGTAACGGCATCACTCCCCTTGGTGGTCTCATGGCCCGTATGATGGTCGCCGACCCTGAATACGTCAAGAGCAAGTACAAGctcgagaagctcaaggacattgaggatcTTGTTGCCGCTGCCGTTGAAGTCAACATTCCCTTCAACAACTACATCACTGGTTTCTGCGCCTTCACCCACAAAGCCGGTATCCACGCCAAGGCCATCCTCAACAACCCCAGCACATACGAGATTATCAACCCTGCCGATTTTGGTATGACCAGATACGTTCACTTTGCTTCGCGCTTGACGGGTTGGAACGCTATCAAGTCTCGTGCTCAGCAGCTCAACATTGAGATGACCGATGCTCAGTACAAGGAGTGCACTGCCAAAATCAAGGCTCTTGCTGATATCCGTCCCATTGCCGTTGACGACGCTGACAGCATTATCCGTGCCTACTACCGCAACCTCAAGTCAGGCGAGAACAAGCCTCTCCTTGACCTCACAGCTGAAGAGCAAGCTCAATTTgctgccaaggagaaggagcttgCTGGCTCGGGTGTTATTGCTTAA
- the dph3 gene encoding CSL family zinc fnger-containing protein, translating into MTDEALSIYDEIEIEDMIFDPNLQIYHYPCPCGDRFEIAIDDLRDGEDIAVCPSCSLMIRVIFEVVCSLPASTRSRIWDADNVPYLQSDLPKDGNQPAPGAVSVQA; encoded by the coding sequence ATGACCGACGAAGCTCTTTCCATCTACGATGAAATcgagattgaagacatgaTCTTCGACCCAAATCTCCAAATATACCACTACCCATGCCCCTGTGGCGACAGATTCGAAATCGCAATCGATGACTTGCGCGACGGCGAAGATATTGCCGTCTGCCCTAGCTGCAGCTTGATGATTCGGGTTATCTTTGAAGTGGTATGCTCACTTCCTGCCTCGACTAGATCACGAATATGGGACGCTGACAATGTTCCCTACTTGCAGTCTGATCTTCCCAAAGATGGTAATCAACCGGCACCAGGTGCAGTTTCCGTCCAAGCGTAA
- a CDS encoding mitochondrial 54S ribosomal protein uL30m, which translates to MSYFRVTLLRSAIGLPRRTTDVLKALGLKKRMATVFHPVSPSVAGQIMKVKELVEVQEVDRRLTKEEVRAERRPDPGYYIEKASIEEFSENRSA; encoded by the coding sequence ATGAGCTACTTCCGTGTCACCCTCCTCCGCTCCGCCATCGGTCTGCCCCGGCGAACAACAGACGTCCTCAAGGCCCTCGGACTCAAAAAGCGCATGGCGACAGTCTTCCACCCAGTATCGCCATCGGTAGCTGGTCAGATCATGAAGGTCAAGGAACTTGTGGAGGTTCAAGAAGTTGACAGGCGGCTCACAAAGGAAGAAGTTCGTGCTGAACGGCGGCCGGACCCGGGGTACTATATCGAGAAGGCATCAATTGAAGAATTCAGCGAGAATCGGTCGGCATAG
- a CDS encoding aminoacyl-tRNA hydrolase PTH2 produces MENTQTASPTLALPKITKMAELDRVPPSTTAYVIATAILAGITGYFIGQGASLGLFSWAKEKEGWPNSYNVKIPQHSSDEEGENYEDDSEEEGDGGELANFDASNEEVKLVLVVRTDLGMTKGKIAAQCSHATLACYKYLIAHNPQSPILRRWEQQGQAKIALQTKSEEELQLLHAQAMSLGLCARVIQDAGRTQIASGSRTVLGVLGPKSVVDQVTGHLKLL; encoded by the exons ATGGAAAATACCCAAACAGCTTCTCCCACCCTTGCACTTCCAAAAATAACAAAGATGGCCGAGTTAGATCGGGTCCCTCCTTCCACCACAGCATACGTGATAGCTACAGCTATTCTCGCTGGCATCACTGGTTACTTCATTGGACAGGGAGCCTCATTGGGACTATTTTCCTGggccaaagagaaggaaggctGGCCCAACAGCTACAATGTGAAGATCCCTCAGCATTCCTCCGACGAAGAGGGCGAAAACTACGAAGATGAtagcgaggaggaaggcgatGGTGGCGAGCTAGCCAATTTTGACGCCAGCAACGAGGAAGTGAAGCTTGTGCTGGTTGTGAGGACGGATCTGGGCATGACCAAGG GCAAAATCGCCGCCCAGTGCTCGCATGCAACGCTCGCCTGCTACAAGTACCTCATTGCGCATAACCCGCAGTCACCTATCCTGCGGAGGTGGGAACAACAGGGGCAAGCAAAGATCGCCTTGCAGACAAAGTCGGAGGAGGAATTACAGTTGCTGCATGCACAGGCGATGAGCCTGGGTCTCTGCGCTCGAGTGATCCAGGATGCTGGACGGACACAGATCGCTAGCGGAAGCAGGACGGTGCTTGGAGTTTTGGGGCCAAAGAGTGTGGTGGATCAAGTGACAGGGCATCTGAAGCTATTGTAA
- a CDS encoding DUF4448 domain-containing protein: MWCRLVRTSAPIYWWLIVATLIGHGLGAALGRKADTSIPHSTVTLLNEAPSQELRNNTDISSFSGDFPICTDLNGPIAPFCLPKDGADVTADATYYVTWNADFYPLNATITIELRYANSSQGDSAFTSEKTDNSYGYISLPMQKEWLQGKPYNALTLYIIELDPTSGSRASARQGPTVILHPKPVEHYKPSPRTPFNRTALLIGLPVSLGVVIAAVAGLAFGMRKSRKTGLRDVVSARGRGYGIGKSKNKRLGTKREINGPDSFAALNKYREDSGEGFSEFEGSEKSHGLERSGSFACRQEVSRLKTWSG; this comes from the exons ATGTGGTGTCGTCTTGTTCGCACTTCAGCCCCGATATACTGGTGGCTCATAGTAGCGACCTTGATAGGCCACGGGCTTGGAGCTGCGCTAGGAAGAAAAGCGGATACTTCGATTCCTCATT CAACTGTGACTCTTTTGAACGAGGCTCCTTCACAAGAGTTACGCAACAACACAGATATCTCGTCGTTCTCAGGCGACTTCCCTATCTGTACCGATCTTAATGGTCCAATAGCTCCTTTTTGTCTACCTAAGGATGGAGCAGACGTTACAGCCGACGCGACGTACTATGTCACATGGAATGCAGACTTCTACCCTCTGAACGCGACGATCACAATCGAATTGAGATATGCGAATTCCTCTCAGGGAGACTCGGCATTCACGTCTGAAAAGACTGATAACAGTTACGGTTATATTTCGCTTCCTATGCAGAAGGAATGGCTCCAAGGAAAGCCATACAATGCTCTGACCCTTTATATCATCGAGCTGGATCCTACGTCGGGCAGCCGAGCTAGTGCCCGGCAAGGCCCAACTGTCATACTCCATCCTAAACCAGTTGAACACTACAAGCCTTCCCCTCGGACACCATTTAACAGGACGGCTCTTCTTATCGGACTTCCTGTCAGCCTTGGTGTTgtcattgctgctgttgcggGTCTAGCTTTTGGCATGCGTAAAAGCAGGAAGACCGGGCTGAGAGACGTCGTGAGTgcccgaggaagaggctACGGAATTGGAAAATCCAAGAACAAACGTCTTGGGACCAAAAGGGAGATTAATGGGCCAGATTCTTTTGCAGCCTTGAATAAATACAGAGAGGACTCTGGTGAAGGCTTCTCCGAATTTGAGGGTTCAGAGAAGTCTCACGGACTCGAGCGCAGCGGGAGCTTTGCGTGTAGACAAGAGGTATCAAGGCTGAAGACATGGAGCGGTTAA
- a CDS encoding U4/U6-U5 snRNP complex subunit SNU66, which translates to MADALSIEQNNKIRVALGLKPLPVPGADATSGPVFKETREGSASEEDAGSTLESRQALASENWKKLQEEAEAKRRREAKNAAIKKARDAAQRARILEGPTLGESGDADMDTKTWLLQAKKRQKKIEKERALKLAQELEERERAAEYSTADLAGLKVGHEIGEFEAGEEHVLTLKDTTIDENEEEGDELEDVNLREKEKVAERLELKKRKPVYDPTEENTGILAQYDEEIEGKKRKRFTLDAQGSTVEEREAKRQEVSDRLKQNLVSLDLGAIETTPVSDYMDVSEIKIKKPKKKKVKATRQRPVDEDDIFSTTESAQNGAMEVDASNGVPASAPRKWESSENVSFVDDDDLQASLTRQRRAAFKKRQKVRPEDIARQLREESQTPMDAENEEAEEPGLVIDETSEFVSNLQKPILSERRERRRTTTPAESGKEESVERIKEEPADDDADVDMERSYNDIEDEEDLKERIKREDSQLQQISGTGLEEETTLDQGLGATLNMLKQRGLVKPSDAVEHNALLRARQRFLHEKIHLETEAEKRARQQRERDRASGKLDRMSAREREEYARWENKQRDQQDARHMAEVFNKEYKPDVQLKYVDEFGRLMNQKEAFKHLSHQFHGKGSGKMKTEKRLKKIEEEKKREAMSALDSSQHTGMNNAMGATARKNRQAGVRLG; encoded by the coding sequence ATGGCGGACGCTCTCTCTATTGAGCAGAATAACAAAATACGAGTCGCCCTTGGGCTCAAACCCCTGCCCGTCCCTGGTGCTGACGCCACCTCCGGTCCGGTGTTTAAAGAAACAAGAGAGGGCTCTGCGTCCGAAGAAGACGCAGGAAGCACCCTCGAGTCGCGGCAAGCGCTTGCCTCGGAGAATTGGAAGAAACTTCAAGAGGAGGCCGAAGCGAAGCGGAGACGAGAGGCTAAAAATGCCGCGATCAAGAAGGCCCGTGATGCTGCTCAGCGCGCTCGGATTCTAGAAGGCCCTACGCTAGGAGAATCTGGTGATGCGGATATGGACACGAAGACCTGGTTGCTGCAGGCGAAGAAgcgacagaagaagatcgaaaAGGAACGTGCCCTCAAACTCGCCCAAGAACTAGAGGAACGTGAACGTGCTGCGGAATACTCCACAGCGGATCTGGCTGGGCTAAAAGTTGGGCATGAAATTGGCGAATTcgaagcaggagaagaacacGTTCTTACACTCAAAGATACGACTATAGATGAgaacgaggaggagggtgatgAGCTGGAGGACGTCAATCTgagggaaaaggagaaggtggcggaAAGGCTGGAGTTGAAAAAGCGGAAGCCTGTCTACGATCCCACCGAAGAAAATACCGGCATACTCGCGCAATATGACGAAGAGATTGAAGGCAAGAAGCGGAAACGCTTCACGCTTGATGCTCAAGGGTCTACAGTCGAAGAACGAGAGGCTAAGCGACAAGAGGTATCGGACAGACTCAAGCAGAATCTTGTCAGCCTCGACCTTGGCGCAATTGAGACAACCCCAGTTTCTGATTACATGGATGTGAGCGAGATCAAAATCAAAaagccgaagaaaaagaaggtcAAGGCAACCAGACAGAGACCGGttgacgaagatgatatATTTTCTACAACTGAGTCGGCGCAGAATGGGGCTATGGAAGTCGATGCCAGCAACGGCGTGCCCGCGTCAGCTCCTCGAAAATGGGAGAGCAGTGAGAACGTATCCTttgtcgatgatgacgatctACAAGCCTCTCTTACACGCCAGAGAAGAGCCGCTTTCAAAAAGCGGCAGAAAGTGCGACCCGAGGATATCGCACGACAACTCAGAGAGGAATCGCAGACGCCAATGGacgcagagaatgaagaggcTGAAGAGCCTGGCTTGGTCATAGATGAAACATCAGAATTTGTTTCCAACCTGCAGAAGCCGATCCTTTCAGAGCGCCGCGAGAGACGGCGAACAACGACACCTGCCGAGAGTGGCAAGGAAGAATCAGTCGAGAGGATCAAGGAAGAACCGGCCGACGATGACGCTGACGTGGATATGGAGCGATCGTACAATGATattgaagacgaagaagacctcAAGGAGCGCATCAAAAGGGAAGATTCTCAGCTCCAGCAAATCTCCGGAACCGGACTGGAGGAAGAAACTACATTGGATCAAGGGCTTGGTGCCACGTTGAATATGCTCAAGCAACGCGGCCTGGTCAAGCCATCCGATGCTGTTGAGCACAACGCACTCCTGCGGGCTCGTCAGCGTTTCCTGCACGAGAAGATTCACCTTGAAACGGAGGCCGAGAAACGCGCTCGGCAACAGCGTGAACGCGACCGAGCCTCTGGTAAACTTGATCGGATGTCGGCCCGTGAGCGTGAAGAATACGCACGGTGGGAGAACAAGCAACGTGACCAACAAGATGCACGACACATGGCGGAAGTCTTCAACAAGGAATACAAGCCCGATGTACAACTCAAGTACGTTGACGAATTTGGTCGTTTGATGAACCAAAAGGAAGCTTTCAAGCATCTTAGTCACCAGTTCCACGGCAAGGGTAGCGGCAAGATGAAGACTGAGAAacggttgaagaagattgaagaggagaagaaacgcGAAGCCATGAGCGCTTTGGACAGCAGTCAACACACTGGCATGAACAATGCTATGGGGGCCACGGCTCGGAAAAACCGTCAAGCTGGTGTGAGATTGGGATGA